Proteins from a single region of Leptospira venezuelensis:
- a CDS encoding dihydrofolate reductase family protein — MRRIIVLEFLTLDGVIQGPGGPEEDTSGGFKYGGWQAPMFDDLTGTVMQKQMNLPFDLLLGRKTFDIWEPYWPKHSDFWPPVMSATKYGASNTRTSSEWQPSIFINGDIVQKINMLKKEEGPDLHVYGSANLVQTLMKNDLIDEFWLKIYPLTLGEGKRLFVAGTIPAMFEVTESQVSSKGVIIANYKRAGDVKTGSFEI, encoded by the coding sequence ATGAGAAGAATTATCGTACTCGAATTTCTCACTCTGGATGGAGTAATACAAGGACCTGGTGGCCCAGAAGAAGATACTAGTGGCGGCTTTAAATACGGGGGATGGCAAGCTCCAATGTTTGATGACCTTACTGGAACGGTAATGCAAAAACAGATGAACCTTCCATTTGATCTACTGTTAGGTCGTAAGACCTTTGATATTTGGGAACCCTATTGGCCGAAACATTCTGACTTTTGGCCTCCTGTCATGTCAGCAACTAAGTATGGTGCCTCAAATACGAGGACATCTAGCGAATGGCAGCCTTCCATATTCATAAACGGAGATATTGTACAAAAAATTAATATGCTCAAAAAAGAAGAAGGGCCCGATTTGCATGTTTACGGAAGCGCAAATTTAGTCCAAACTCTTATGAAGAATGATTTGATAGATGAGTTTTGGCTAAAAATTTATCCGTTAACATTAGGCGAAGGGAAACGATTGTTTGTAGCAGGCACAATACCTGCTATGTTTGAGGTAACCGAGAGCCAAGTTTCTTCAAAAGGGGTCATTATCGCAAATTATAAACGTGCAGGAGACGTTAAGACAGGAAGTTTTGAAATTTGA
- a CDS encoding MarR family winged helix-turn-helix transcriptional regulator, translated as MKQDRLLVLVTALRDQILDEVKKDYLRFGLTSITPAMGAVLCTLKNDRPQSMKEIAKQIFRDQSSVTPLVQKLVDLNLAIQERSSLDARESQVRLTMSGKNTRLKIIRAGRKMNARLYRGMSAADRKNLISLLAQLKK; from the coding sequence ATGAAACAAGATAGACTGTTAGTTCTAGTTACTGCATTACGAGACCAAATTTTAGATGAAGTGAAAAAAGATTATTTGCGTTTTGGGTTAACGAGTATAACTCCTGCGATGGGTGCTGTTCTTTGTACCCTTAAAAATGATCGCCCACAATCTATGAAAGAAATAGCAAAACAGATTTTTAGAGATCAATCGAGTGTTACTCCGCTGGTACAAAAATTAGTCGATTTAAATCTCGCGATTCAGGAACGCTCATCCCTTGATGCGAGAGAATCTCAGGTGCGATTAACGATGTCCGGAAAAAATACACGTTTAAAAATAATTCGCGCCGGAAGAAAGATGAATGCTCGCCTATATCGAGGTATGTCAGCAGCTGACAGAAAAAATTTGATTTCGTTATTAGCTCAACTAAAGAAGTAA
- a CDS encoding methyltransferase family protein: MNLSKENTFRRITYLIFALISYVIYLFSIVVFVLRLLDATQLMGPFAFEFQIGSSESICLNIGLIAIFGVPHSVMARAGFKKYCQRIIPLPIERSFYVFIASITLIALSCLWQPIYSEIWNIQNSFWKYAVHSIFIIGSLLAVVSTFLIDHFELFGLRQAWNFFARTQSRASEFYIPSLYKLVRHPMMLGMILVLWSTPSMNLGHLILSLGMTIYIIIGTFFEERDLIRNFSDKYLQYKQAVPMLIPFFMLKQKITKN; this comes from the coding sequence GTGAACTTGTCTAAAGAAAATACATTCAGGCGAATTACTTATTTAATATTCGCGCTGATTTCATATGTAATCTATCTTTTTAGCATAGTAGTTTTTGTATTACGATTACTGGATGCTACTCAATTAATGGGACCTTTCGCATTTGAATTTCAAATAGGATCTTCAGAGTCGATTTGTTTAAACATTGGTTTAATAGCGATATTCGGGGTTCCTCATAGCGTAATGGCCAGGGCGGGTTTCAAAAAATATTGCCAGCGAATAATACCGTTACCAATTGAGAGAAGTTTTTACGTTTTTATAGCAAGTATTACTTTGATCGCGCTTTCATGCCTATGGCAGCCGATCTATTCTGAAATTTGGAATATTCAAAATAGTTTCTGGAAGTACGCAGTCCATTCTATTTTCATAATAGGATCTCTCTTGGCTGTCGTCTCCACTTTTTTAATAGATCATTTTGAACTTTTTGGATTACGACAGGCCTGGAATTTTTTTGCGAGAACCCAATCACGCGCTTCAGAATTTTATATACCATCGCTCTATAAACTAGTCCGACATCCGATGATGCTCGGAATGATCTTAGTACTATGGAGCACTCCATCTATGAATTTAGGTCATTTAATTCTCTCCCTTGGGATGACAATTTATATTATTATAGGAACATTCTTTGAAGAACGAGATCTGATCCGCAATTTTAGTGATAAGTATCTGCAGTATAAGCAAGCAGTCCCAATGCTTATACCTTTCTTTATGCTTAAACAAAAGATTACAAAAAATTAA
- a CDS encoding dihydrofolate reductase family protein produces the protein MRKLIAAINMTIDGFCDHTSGIADEEIHKHYADLLRSADVALYGRITYQLMEFWRTVLENPTGDKAMDDFAAAIDNTLKIVFSRTLKNVDWKSAKLASQDLEKEVLGLKQHSGKDAFVCSPSLIVALTKLNLIDEYQLCVHPVIAGSGLPLFKNISEKITLKLIRTKMFSCGAVILYYEPTSETTTLH, from the coding sequence ATGAGAAAATTAATTGCGGCAATCAATATGACGATTGATGGGTTTTGTGACCATACCTCAGGTATTGCTGATGAAGAAATACATAAACATTACGCGGATTTATTAAGAAGTGCTGATGTCGCTTTATATGGTAGGATTACCTACCAGCTTATGGAATTTTGGCGAACTGTGCTGGAAAATCCAACTGGAGATAAAGCAATGGATGACTTTGCAGCCGCAATTGACAATACTCTGAAGATTGTTTTTTCTCGTACACTAAAGAATGTAGATTGGAAAAGTGCAAAATTAGCAAGCCAAGACCTAGAAAAAGAAGTTTTGGGTCTTAAACAACATTCGGGTAAAGATGCTTTTGTATGCAGCCCTAGCTTGATTGTGGCTTTGACGAAACTTAATTTAATAGACGAATATCAACTTTGTGTTCACCCTGTTATCGCGGGAAGTGGTTTGCCATTATTTAAAAACATTAGCGAAAAAATTACGCTGAAACTCATAAGGACCAAAATGTTTAGCTGCGGTGCAGTCATTCTTTATTATGAGCCGACTAGCGAAACAACAACGCTCCACTAA
- a CDS encoding VOC family protein: MIQQKITPCLWVEKDAKAVAEYYLSIFKDGKLKDYRLFTEIPKDGNPDSDDLSGEFDTAVMELAGVEFSILAAGPLFKFNEAISLVINCKDQAEVDYYWDALTANGGEEGPCGWCKDKYGLSWQVVPTEYFDLIHNSDPAISRKAIMNTFKQKKLILSELK, from the coding sequence ATGATACAACAAAAAATCACTCCTTGTTTGTGGGTAGAAAAAGACGCAAAAGCTGTGGCTGAATACTATCTGTCGATATTTAAAGATGGTAAACTGAAAGACTATCGCTTATTTACCGAAATACCTAAAGACGGCAACCCCGACTCAGATGATTTATCTGGAGAATTCGACACGGCTGTAATGGAATTAGCAGGTGTTGAGTTTAGTATATTAGCCGCTGGGCCATTATTTAAATTTAATGAAGCAATATCTCTTGTTATTAATTGCAAAGACCAAGCAGAAGTCGACTACTATTGGGATGCCTTAACAGCTAACGGCGGTGAGGAGGGACCTTGTGGTTGGTGTAAAGACAAGTATGGGTTATCTTGGCAAGTGGTTCCGACTGAGTATTTTGACCTTATTCATAATAGCGACCCTGCAATAAGCAGAAAAGCAATAATGAACACTTTCAAGCAGAAGAAGCTAATACTCTCAGAGTTAAAGTAA
- a CDS encoding rhomboid family protein encodes MNMHEKIPVFSILIFVTTLYWSYKGIAASSFLDKYLLSTEGVFFRKQYYRVISSAFIHADWPHLIFNMASFALFAFDFEKEQGFVKLLLIYFGSVFGGSIFGLLNNQRNPDYRAVGASGGISGLIFACILSSSPFSLVFHIPLPIEIPDWIYAYLFLAISYIGMQIKKGNIGHDAHLGGAIVGIILITFISYATVKQRYLLALGLISFNILLIGHYLYKKGFNGFDIVRMVKNIKERRIAEKKEAIVLDLDEILDKVHKNGQESLSERDKRRLEEISKNI; translated from the coding sequence ATGAATATGCACGAAAAAATACCAGTTTTCTCTATTTTGATTTTTGTAACCACTCTCTATTGGTCTTACAAGGGTATTGCAGCAAGCAGTTTCTTAGATAAATATCTTCTCAGTACTGAAGGGGTATTTTTTCGTAAGCAGTATTATAGAGTTATAAGCTCGGCTTTTATTCACGCAGATTGGCCTCATTTAATTTTTAATATGGCTTCTTTTGCACTTTTCGCATTCGATTTTGAAAAAGAACAAGGGTTTGTAAAACTTCTCCTGATTTATTTCGGCTCAGTATTTGGCGGATCAATATTCGGATTGTTGAATAATCAGAGAAATCCGGATTACCGAGCAGTGGGGGCTTCTGGAGGGATTTCAGGATTAATTTTTGCATGCATTTTGTCCTCTTCACCTTTCTCACTTGTTTTTCATATACCACTACCAATTGAAATACCGGACTGGATATATGCCTATCTCTTCCTTGCTATATCCTATATCGGTATGCAAATAAAAAAAGGGAATATCGGTCATGATGCTCATTTGGGCGGCGCGATAGTCGGTATTATACTGATCACTTTTATTAGTTATGCAACTGTGAAACAAAGATACTTACTAGCTTTAGGATTAATTTCATTTAATATTTTATTAATTGGGCATTATTTATATAAAAAAGGTTTTAATGGCTTTGATATTGTTCGGATGGTAAAAAATATTAAAGAACGTAGGATTGCAGAAAAGAAAGAAGCCATTGTATTGGATCTGGATGAAATACTAGATAAGGTACACAAAAATGGCCAGGAAAGTTTATCAGAAAGGGACAAGCGTCGTTTAGAAGAAATTTCAAAAAATATTTAA
- a CDS encoding SH3 domain-containing protein → MEPKDSCFTIYPDVLVRSVPSQKGKIVRKIVESSLIHIEENDTSEISKIEIRSKLIEGNWLKISDGWIFSGLVKCIPRVVFSSPFLYHGGELPFDPNDQKDWIAIYNRNIFYSRELIQINVKRAYDAIIDENENVKTGYQVSAKGTPIVLVKGIPFKDGNFAVNKKSIPSSIELGKQYKFSFGKDNYVLKSSGLRVDSDKIRNYKLVLRKNDDEMIIDTQEERFEIPTLILVGDIDGDGELDFIFDLKNHYNVSEQHLYLSSEKENDFFVVPVSVHETTGC, encoded by the coding sequence TTGGAACCAAAGGATTCATGTTTTACAATCTATCCTGATGTTTTAGTTCGGTCTGTCCCAAGTCAAAAAGGGAAAATAGTTCGTAAGATAGTAGAGTCTTCTTTGATTCACATAGAAGAAAATGACACTTCAGAAATATCGAAGATAGAGATAAGAAGTAAATTAATCGAAGGGAATTGGCTAAAAATATCAGATGGTTGGATATTTTCTGGACTAGTAAAATGTATACCCAGAGTTGTGTTTTCATCTCCATTTTTATATCATGGTGGCGAATTGCCATTTGATCCGAATGATCAAAAAGATTGGATTGCGATTTACAATCGAAATATTTTTTATTCTCGCGAACTTATACAAATCAATGTGAAAAGAGCTTACGATGCCATCATAGATGAGAATGAGAATGTAAAAACTGGGTATCAAGTATCCGCAAAAGGCACCCCGATTGTCCTTGTTAAAGGAATTCCATTTAAAGATGGAAATTTTGCAGTAAATAAGAAGAGCATTCCTTCTTCTATTGAATTAGGAAAACAATACAAATTTTCTTTTGGAAAGGACAACTATGTTCTCAAATCGAGTGGGCTTCGTGTCGATTCAGACAAGATAAGAAATTATAAATTGGTGCTAAGAAAAAATGATGATGAAATGATCATCGATACTCAGGAAGAACGATTTGAAATACCGACGCTCATTTTAGTAGGTGATATAGATGGAGACGGAGAATTAGATTTCATATTTGATTTAAAGAATCATTATAATGTATCTGAGCAACATTTATATCTTTCTTCAGAAAAGGAAAATGATTTCTTTGTAGTTCCCGTTTCAGTCCATGAAACTACTGGGTGTTAA
- a CDS encoding CPBP family intramembrane glutamic endopeptidase gives MKDYIKSIFLFFFLSYFISWTIWLPLYLPKFGINFLPIFPFHHAFGAIGPVSAAFIVSMVDQGFAGVKSLFSKMFIWKFNFIWYIVAILSPFILLALAVLAKYIISSEVNLVGIGISREFPNFNFVLFSLYNIFTFGFGEEIGWRGYALPKLQKRFQALTSTMILTIGWAVWHIPLFFYRPGYVEMGIFGIIGWLMSLLTGAILLTWLFNSTRGSILIVAIFHGTIDIVFTSDFVDTSIMNITGFLIVLFAIGVLLLNNWKNLSQLDRQTI, from the coding sequence ATGAAAGATTATATTAAATCAATATTTTTGTTCTTCTTCTTAAGCTATTTTATCTCATGGACGATTTGGCTCCCTTTATATTTGCCAAAATTTGGAATCAATTTTTTGCCAATATTTCCTTTTCACCATGCGTTTGGTGCAATTGGACCAGTCTCTGCCGCATTCATTGTTAGTATGGTTGATCAAGGATTTGCTGGTGTAAAAAGCTTATTCTCGAAAATGTTCATATGGAAATTTAATTTTATCTGGTATATTGTTGCTATCCTCAGCCCGTTTATTCTTCTCGCACTGGCCGTTCTTGCAAAGTATATCATCTCATCCGAGGTGAACTTGGTAGGAATCGGAATAAGTAGAGAGTTTCCAAATTTCAATTTCGTTTTATTCTCTCTTTATAATATTTTTACCTTCGGTTTCGGAGAAGAAATCGGTTGGAGGGGTTATGCTTTACCGAAATTACAAAAGCGTTTTCAAGCACTTACTTCAACGATGATTTTAACCATAGGTTGGGCTGTTTGGCATATTCCTCTTTTTTTCTATCGACCCGGTTATGTTGAAATGGGGATCTTCGGCATTATTGGCTGGTTAATGTCCTTATTGACTGGTGCAATACTTTTGACTTGGCTTTTTAATTCTACACGAGGAAGTATACTCATCGTCGCTATATTTCATGGCACAATAGACATTGTGTTTACATCGGACTTTGTCGATACAAGCATAATGAATATTACTGGTTTCTTAATAGTTTTATTTGCCATTGGCGTTCTTCTGCTCAATAATTGGAAAAATTTGTCTCAACTAGATCGGCAAACGATCTAA
- a CDS encoding M90 family metallopeptidase, translating to MKSNYFLGFIRRVLLRPYVYFINLPKIWVTFLDKEIDYYNRLNNVERKRINALIQHFVISKKFIGANGFQISKSHEYTISCLAVRLIKNIGLHHFDSIHTIVVFPSAFKTEEFSSFVDGVTGDQGMVGLSWRAVERGFKNPEDGDCVVTHEFTHVIDLSSGNFNGIPRLESESFYQSWIKLLINNFPEIKREVFDSLGYIGDETELFAYLSELYFEKPDDLLTKKPQVFGVLNNFYKEYPEKLLTNA from the coding sequence ATGAAATCAAATTATTTTCTCGGATTCATTAGAAGAGTATTGCTTCGTCCTTACGTCTATTTTATTAATCTTCCAAAAATTTGGGTAACTTTTCTAGATAAGGAAATAGATTATTATAATAGGTTAAATAATGTTGAAAGAAAGAGAATTAACGCTCTTATTCAGCATTTCGTAATATCCAAAAAATTTATTGGTGCTAATGGTTTTCAAATTAGTAAGTCGCATGAATATACCATTTCCTGTTTAGCCGTAAGATTGATAAAAAATATCGGTTTGCATCATTTCGATTCAATACATACGATTGTCGTATTTCCTTCAGCCTTTAAAACAGAAGAATTTTCAAGCTTTGTCGATGGTGTTACCGGAGATCAAGGTATGGTTGGATTATCCTGGCGGGCAGTTGAAAGAGGGTTCAAAAATCCGGAAGATGGTGATTGTGTAGTTACTCATGAATTTACACATGTTATTGATTTATCTTCCGGGAATTTTAATGGAATTCCTCGATTAGAAAGTGAAAGTTTCTATCAAAGTTGGATAAAATTATTAATTAATAATTTCCCAGAAATAAAGAGGGAAGTCTTTGATTCATTGGGCTATATTGGGGATGAGACTGAACTTTTCGCTTACCTTTCAGAACTATATTTTGAAAAGCCAGATGATTTATTAACTAAGAAACCCCAAGTATTCGGTGTATTAAACAACTTTTATAAAGAATACCCTGAGAAACTTTTGACCAACGCATAA